From Strongyloides ratti genome assembly S_ratti_ED321, scaffold srae_chrx_scaffold0000002:
tttgtttatttaatatattaaaaatgcattacaaaataaatgtaatcaTTTgagttttatataatatatactaaataatatttttagtactTGACACAGCTGGTCAAGAAGAATTTAGTTATATGAGAGAGCAATATTTAAGAAGTGGAGATggatttttaattgtattttcagtaattgataaaaataggtatatcaattttatataataatagtaaaaataataaaaattttatttttatagttttgtTGAAgcagaaaaattatttcgaTTGATATGGCGAATGAAAGATCGTGATGACTAtccaataatattaatagcAAATAAAACAGATTTAATTGAAGAAAGAATTGTAACCGATGAAGATATATTAAGATTTACGCAAACTTATAAAGTGCCTTTTTTAGAATGTTCTGCCAAAAAAAGGCAGAATGTTGATCAAGCTTTCCATGATTTGGTACGCCTTATAAggtattttttatatcataatttttaataaacaaataattttttttagaagatATAAAACAATGGAACGTCAGTATGGAAAAAATGATTTGGCATGCCAAGAGGAAATAGAAAAAGTTAAAACAATtcaaaaaactaaaaaaaagaaaaattgtataatacaat
This genomic window contains:
- a CDS encoding Ras-like protein 2 is translated as MPPNTSKTSSAETATKKPKYQLVVLGGGGVGKSALTIQFTQQYFIREYDPTIQDSYTKQCFIDDDLCKLEVLDTAGQEEFSYMREQYLRSGDGFLIVFSVIDKNSFVEAEKLFRLIWRMKDRDDYPIILIANKTDLIEERIVTDEDILRFTQTYKVPFLECSAKKRQNVDQAFHDLVRLIRRYKTMERQYGKNDLACQEEIEKVKTIQKTKKKKNCIIQ